Below is a window of Culturomica massiliensis DNA.
GGTTAATAAATTACACCCAAAATTTTTATCGGGAAACGGATTTGTCATCTGTTTACAAAGCTATTGTATCGGCTTAATTATTCAGTTTATACATCCATGTTTTTTCTTTCCCTTTTTCCTGCCTCAGTTCTTTTAATGCTTCCAGGGCTTCTTTTCTGGTGGCATAACCGTTGTAAGATACCAGATAAAGATTTTCGAAATAAGGAATAAGCTTTGAATCAAACCCTTCTTTTTGGAGTTTATCGCACAATTTATCGGCTAATTCTTTATATTCGAAACATCCTGCAATTAAAAAATAATGTTGCACTTCATTTTTTACCGGCTTTACTGTTTCGATCTTTTCAACTACCGGTGCCGGTTTTATTGTATCTTCTACCATAGGAGCCGGAGCTGGTTCCGGTGCCGGTTGCTTTTTTTCTTTACAAGAGAGAACCGAACAGATCAGGCATACTGTAATAAAAGCGAGGATTGTTTTCATTGGTCGTAATTTTGGCAATATGTGTTAATTATCTTCCTTGTACGCATAAAAGTACTATACGTCACAAATTTAGTAAAAAAATTACTTATTATTTGTCGGGATAAGTTAATTTTGTTCCCGTAAGAGCGGATTTATTAAAAATACCTATGGAAATGAGAAAATATGGTGTATTCTTTTTGTGTTGTTTGTTTTTCGCAGGATGTGAAAAAAAGGATCCGAATGTCGTTTCGGTAGAAACGAATTTGGGAACGATAAAAGTACGTTTGTACGATGAGACCCCGGTTCACCGGGATAATTTTTTAAAGTTAGTCAAAGAGAGGTATTACGAGGGAATTCTTTTCCATCGGGTGATTCCGGATTTTGTCATTCAGGCCGGTGATCCCGATTCCAGAAATGCCCGTCCGGGAATGATCTTGGGTGCCAATGGCATAAATTACCAGTTGGAGGCGGAAATCGTACCCCGGTATTTTCATCGGAGGGGAGTTTTAGCTGCTGCCCGGGAAGGAGATAACGTAAATCCCGAAAGAAAATCCAGTGGTTCTCACTTTTATATTGTTCAGGGAAAAGTATTTCAACCCGCTGAATTGGACTCTTTGGTGGATCGCATTAATAATAAGAGGCATCAGGCTCTTTTCGAGCGTTTGCAGCAATACCGGGCTCCGGAGATACGGGCCTATGAGTTGGAAAAAGATTATCAGACCCTTGAAAAGATAAATAAGGAATTGTCGGAGGAAACCCGCAAATTATTCGAAAAAGAAAAGTTGGTATTGACGGAAGAACAGCGGAAGGCCTATACCACTGTCGGAGGCATTCCTCATTTGGATGGAGCTTATACGGTATTTGGAGAAGTCATCGAAGGTATGGATGTCGTGGATAAAATTACGGCTTTAAAGACGGACGGCAATAATCGTCCCTTGAAAGATGTTGTTATTTTAAAAATGGAATAGTAATGAAGAAGTTTCTGTTTGTATCAATGGTATTTTTGTTGGTGGTTTTTTCGGCTTTCGGAGCAAAATACAAATGTGTGGTGTTTAAGACAAACCTGGGAGATATAAAATTGAGGTTGTATGCCGATACGCCGAAACATGCCGGGAATTTTTTGAAATTGGCGAAGGAAGGTCATTACGATAGCCTGCTTTTCCATCGGGTGATTCCGGAGTTTATGATACAGGGAGGATCCTCCGATTCCAAAAATGCGGCTCCGGGAAAAATGTTGGGTCAAGGGAAGATCGGGTATACGATTGAACCGGAAATTCTTCAGACCCATTTTCATAAAAAGGGAGCTTTATGTGCTGCCCGGTTGGGAGATGAGGTGAATCCCGGAAAATTATCTTCAGGTGAGCAGTTTTATATTGTTGTCGGAAAAGTATATACCGAAGAGGAGTTAACGCGGATGGAGGCAGAGAAACTCCGGAAAGAGAAAAATAAATTGGGCCATAAGTTGTTTCAGCCGAAAATGGAAGAGTACCGGAATTATTTGCAGACCGATCAACGGGAAAAAGCGGATAGTCTGATTCAATCTATAAACCAGAAAATAGAAGAAGAATTTGAAAACTACCAGGGTAATAAAATTTCACCCGATGCCCGTAGTATTTACGAAACGATCGGCGGTACTCCGTTTCTGGATGGGGAGTATACGGTTTTCGGAGAAGTCATCGAAGGTATGGATATCGTCGAGAAGATTGCTGCACAAAAGACAGATGCCCGCGATCGTCCGTTAGAAGATATCTTGATTTTGGAAACGAAAATTACGCGTAAATAGTAAGAACGGGGATATAATCTGATTATATCCCCGTGATTTTCTTTATTTCGTTCAGCTTGTTCAAGGCTTCCAATGGGGTCAGGCCGTTGATATCCAAGCCTGCGATTTCGTCCCTTATTTGCATGAGAACGGGATCTTCCAGCTGGAAGAAGCTAAGTTGCATTCCTTCCCTTTCAGAGGCCAGTGTTTCGACATTCTTTTGTATCTGATTGTTTTTATCCCGGTCGTTTTCCAATTGTTTGAGTATTTCGGTGGCTCTTTTGATTACCGATTGAGGCAAACCTGCCATGCGGCCTACCTGTATACCGAAGGAGTGGTTTGAGCCTCCTTTTACGAGTTTCCGGAGGAAGACCACTTTGTTGTTGACTTCTTTTACCGAGACATTGTAATTCTTGATTTTTTTGAACGAATGCTCCATTTCGTTCAGTTCATGATAATGTGTTGCAAACAGTGTTTTTGCTTTGTATTTCGGATTTTCGTGGAGGTACTCAACAATAGCCCAGGCAATGGATATTCCGTCGTAAGTGGACGTCCCTCTTCCCAATTCATCAAACAACACCAGACTTCGTTCCGAAATATTGTTTAATATATTGGCTGCTTCATTCATTTCGACCATAAATGTCGATTCTCCTTGTGATATATTATCAGAGGCTCCTACCCGGGTAAATACTTTATCTACATAACCGATCCGGGCGGATGCAGCCGGGACGAAACAACCGGCTTGTGCCATGATGACAATTAAGGCTGTTTGGCGCAGTAAAGCCGATTTTCCGGCCATATTGGGGCCTGTTATGATGATGATCTGTTGCTTCGCCGTGTCCAGGTACACATTATTAGCAATATATTCCTCTCCCGGAGGTAATTGTTTTTCGATTACCGGGTGACGGCCTTCCCGGATATCGATGATGTCTGTATCGTCGATTTCCGGACGATTGTAATGATTCGTAATTGATACTTCTGCGAAAGAAATCAAAGCATCGATTGAAGCGATGATTTTGGCATCGTTTTGAATGGTTCGTATATACGAAGAAGCTTCACATATCAGGTTGTTGTAAATACTTGTTTCAATTTCCAGTATGCGGTCCTCTGCACCTAAGATTTTATCTTCGTATTCTTTGAGTTCCGGTGTGATGTAACGTTCAGCATTGACCAGAGTCTGCTTGCGGATCCAGCTATCGGGGGCCTTGTCCTTATGTGTTTTTGTAACTTCAATGTAGTATCCGAAGACATTATTGAAACCGATTTTCAGGGACGGAATACCCGTTGCTTCGATTTCCCTTTGCTGCATTTGTAATAAAAGTTCTTTGCCGTGGCCCGAGATATTTCGTAATTCGTCAAGTTCCGTATTTACGCCTGCGGCAATTACTCCGCCTTTATTTATTTGGTTCGGAGCGTTTTCTTTGATTTTACGTCCTATTTTTTCATAGAGTTCCCGGCATTCTTCCAGCCCTTCCGTCAATTTTTTCAGGATCGCCGATTCTGTTTTCAGGCATTGTTCTTTCAGTAAAGGAATGCAGGAAAGAGCTGTTTTCAATTGTATCATTTCCCGGGGGGTGATACGTCCGACGGCAATTTTTGAAGCCAGTCTTTCCAGGTCTCCGATGCTGCGTAACAAAACCTCCGTTTCCAGACGTTCGTTTTCGTGCCGGATATAGGTTTCAACGATGTTCAGTCTTTCCTTTATTTTTTCCGGGGATTTCAAAGGCATGCAGACCCAACGGCGCAATGTCCTGCTTCCCATGGGCGTAATGGTTTGATCGATGATATCAGCCAATGACCTGCCTTCTTCATAAGGGGATTGTAATAATTCGAGATTCCGCAACGTGAATTTGTCCAGAAGGACACAATTGGATTCATCGATCCGGGAGACAGAAGTGATATGGGAAATCATATCGTGCTTGGTCATCTCCAGGTAATTCAGTATGGCTCCTGCGGAAGAAATCCCACAGTTCATGTTTTCGATACCGAATCCTTTTAACGAGTTGACTTCGAAATGTTTTTTCAGTTTATCCCGGGCGGCGTCGCGGTCGAAAAACCATTCTTCAATCGGATAGATGTAAAATTTACCGCCGAACAGTTCGTGAAAGCGGGCTTCCTGTCCTTTGGGATATACGACCTCTTTCGGCTGAAAACTGTTGAGTAATTTGTCGATAGTGCCGTGTGGACCCTCTGTCGTCAGAAATTCTCCTGTAGAAAGATCCAGTAATGATAGTCCTGCCTCTGTTTTATTGAAATAGACGGAGGCCAGAAAAATATTACTTTTGGTATCGGTAGCGTATTCGCTGTAAGAAACGCCGGGCGTTACCAATTCGATGACGCCCCGTTTTACCAGTTTTTTAGTTAATTTGGGATCTTCCAGTTGTTCGCATATGGCAACCCGCTGTCCGGCACGGACCAGTTTCGGTAAATAAGTATCGAGGGCGTGATGAGGAAATCCTGCTAACCTGACATCCCCGGGAGAACCATGGGAGCGTTTTGTTAAAGTAATACCTAGAATCCGGGAAGTTGTCACGGCATCTTCTCCGAATGTTTCGTAAAAGTCTCCCATCCGGTAAAGCATCAAAGCATCCGGATATTTGGCTTTCATCTCATAGTATTGCTTCATCAACGGTGTTTCTTCACCTTCATTTTTTGGCATATATCTTGTATCAAAAGGTTGGCGGTAATAGGGATTTAATCACACTCATTTATTAAGGCAAATATAAATAATTTTGTCGGAGAAAAGTTTAAAAGCTCATAAACATTGTGTAATTTTGCAGTCATGAATATCGAAGAATTGCGGGAATATTGTTTAGGTTTAGAACATACGACGGAAGATATGCCGTTCGATGATGAAACTTTGGTATTTAAGGTCGGAGGCAAGATGTTTTGTTTTACTTCTTTGGTCGGAGAACTGGTTATGAATCTGAAATGTGATCCGGATGAGGCCATTGAGATGCGGGAAACATTTCCGGCTGTACTTCCGGGATACCATATGAACAAAAAGCATTGGAATACCGTAAGAATAGATGGTTCAATAAGTGATAGTATGCTGAAAGTTTGGATTCGTAAATCTTATCTTTTGGTAGTGGCAGGATTACCCCGGAAGGAAAAGGCGAGACTTGGATTTGAATCTTGATAATAAAGATAAATAAACATTTATATAATGGAGAATATATCGGAAGAATTGGCAACTTACAGTTGGTTGAATCTGGAGGATCGGATCCAGTTCGATTTAGATGGAGTTGTTGAAAAAGAAGTGAAACAGGCATATTGTGTAGAGAACCTGGAATTTTGTATGTCTTGTATGGATTATACGACATTGAAGGTAACAGATACGGAGAAGTCTGTACATCTTTTTACGGCTGACTTGCTTAAAAAGCTGAAGAAAAACGAGTTGAAAGGTGTTGCTGCCGTGTGTGTTTTCCCTAATTTTGCTTCTATTGTACGTGAGGAACTGAAAGCAACGGATATTCAGACTGCCGTTGTTTGCGGTGGTTTTCCTTTTTCACAGACATTTACCGAATTGAAATTGTCCGAGTGTAAAATGGCCATTAATGCCGGAGCACAGGAGGTTGATGTCGTTATTACGATCGGCGATGTCTTGGAAAAGAATTACGAGAAGATATATAAAGAGTTGAAAGCGATTCGCAATGTTTGCGAAGGCGTGAGATTGAAAGTTATTCTGGAAACCGGAGAGTTGAAAGATATCGAAAGTATTTTCAATGCTTCCCTGGTCAGTATGTATGCCGGAGCTGATTTTATCAAGACTTCTACCGGGAAAGTACCGGTAAACGCTACTCCCGAGTCGGTATATGTCATGTGTGAAGCCATTAAACAATTTCATGCACGTACCGGAAAGCGGGTGGGTTTGAAGGTGGCCGGAGGAGTATCGAAAGCACAAAATGCTTTGCGTTATCTGACAATTATCAATCATGTGCTGGGAAGTGAATGGTTAACGCCTTATTATTTCCGGATCGGAGCCTCACAGCTATTCGACGATATTGTCAAAGAAATAAAATCCATCAAAGGATGATAAAATGAAAGCCGGCTGAAAAGCCGGCTTTTTTATTGTGTTAGTTTTTCTTCTCCGTGTTCGATGTGAAGTTTGGTTGTGTCGATGTCTTCTTCTTCATTGTAAATTTGAAGTAAAGGCTCCCGGAATGTCTTGTTTGTAATGCTTTTTTCCAAGGTTAATAATAGGGATGGTAAAAGAATCAGATTGGCAAGCATGGCTGCAAATAAAGTGATGGATGTGAGTAAACCGAGAGCAAAGGTTCCTCCGAAACTGGAAAGGCAGAAAATGCCGAAGCCAAAAAGTAAAATGATAGAGGTATAAATCATACTTTGTCCTGTCTCTTTCAGCGCTAATACGACCGAAGAACGGATGCTCCAGTTCGTGGCTTGCAATTCCTGGCGGTATTTGGCCAGGTAATGTATCGTATTGTCTACTGAAATACCGAAAGCGACACTGAATACCAGTATGGTGGAAGCCTTTATGGGTATGCCTGCATACCCCATAATGGCTGCCGTTATAATTTGCGGAATGATATTCGGAACGAGAGCAATCAGGACCATGCGCTTGCTTCTGAACATCCATGCCATAAAGCTGGCAATTAGTACGATAGCTAAAGCTAAGGAAGAAAAGAGGTTTTTAATCAGGTATTGATTGCCTTTGAAGAAAATAACACTGGAACCGGTGACACTGGTGTGGTGTTTGTCCGGTGGAAATATTTTTTCGATGATTTTATATAAGGAATCCTCTTTGGCTTCCATTTTTTTCGTACCAATGTCTTTTACCCGGAAACTCAATCTGACTTCGCGCATTGTCGAATCGACAAATGATTTGGCCATATCGTTCATCCCTCCGGTAGATTCCATCACATATTTCATGATGAAATTTTTGGTCATATTACTCGGGAGCTTATAGTAGGAAGCTTTACCGTTGTAATAAGCCTGGTTGGCAAATTTAGCGGCTTCAACAACAGACAGCGCTTTCGAAAGGTCCGGGTCTTGGGATAGTTCTGTATTCAGTTGGTCGAGTTTTTCCAGATTACTAAGCTTAAATACCTGATTCGGTTTCAGAAAATCGATCGTCACTTCTAAAGGCATCAGACCGTCGAAGTTCGATTCGAAGAAAGCAAGATCTTGCCGGATCGGATCGGTTTCTTTCAAATCGTCTACCATGTATCCCGTTGTTTTCATACGGGTAATTCCATATATGCCG
It encodes the following:
- a CDS encoding SPOR domain-containing protein gives rise to the protein MKTILAFITVCLICSVLSCKEKKQPAPEPAPAPMVEDTIKPAPVVEKIETVKPVKNEVQHYFLIAGCFEYKELADKLCDKLQKEGFDSKLIPYFENLYLVSYNGYATRKEALEALKELRQEKGKEKTWMYKLNN
- a CDS encoding peptidylprolyl isomerase, encoding MRKYGVFFLCCLFFAGCEKKDPNVVSVETNLGTIKVRLYDETPVHRDNFLKLVKERYYEGILFHRVIPDFVIQAGDPDSRNARPGMILGANGINYQLEAEIVPRYFHRRGVLAAAREGDNVNPERKSSGSHFYIVQGKVFQPAELDSLVDRINNKRHQALFERLQQYRAPEIRAYELEKDYQTLEKINKELSEETRKLFEKEKLVLTEEQRKAYTTVGGIPHLDGAYTVFGEVIEGMDVVDKITALKTDGNNRPLKDVVILKME
- a CDS encoding peptidylprolyl isomerase, which codes for MKKFLFVSMVFLLVVFSAFGAKYKCVVFKTNLGDIKLRLYADTPKHAGNFLKLAKEGHYDSLLFHRVIPEFMIQGGSSDSKNAAPGKMLGQGKIGYTIEPEILQTHFHKKGALCAARLGDEVNPGKLSSGEQFYIVVGKVYTEEELTRMEAEKLRKEKNKLGHKLFQPKMEEYRNYLQTDQREKADSLIQSINQKIEEEFENYQGNKISPDARSIYETIGGTPFLDGEYTVFGEVIEGMDIVEKIAAQKTDARDRPLEDILILETKITRK
- the mutS gene encoding DNA mismatch repair protein MutS; the protein is MPKNEGEETPLMKQYYEMKAKYPDALMLYRMGDFYETFGEDAVTTSRILGITLTKRSHGSPGDVRLAGFPHHALDTYLPKLVRAGQRVAICEQLEDPKLTKKLVKRGVIELVTPGVSYSEYATDTKSNIFLASVYFNKTEAGLSLLDLSTGEFLTTEGPHGTIDKLLNSFQPKEVVYPKGQEARFHELFGGKFYIYPIEEWFFDRDAARDKLKKHFEVNSLKGFGIENMNCGISSAGAILNYLEMTKHDMISHITSVSRIDESNCVLLDKFTLRNLELLQSPYEEGRSLADIIDQTITPMGSRTLRRWVCMPLKSPEKIKERLNIVETYIRHENERLETEVLLRSIGDLERLASKIAVGRITPREMIQLKTALSCIPLLKEQCLKTESAILKKLTEGLEECRELYEKIGRKIKENAPNQINKGGVIAAGVNTELDELRNISGHGKELLLQMQQREIEATGIPSLKIGFNNVFGYYIEVTKTHKDKAPDSWIRKQTLVNAERYITPELKEYEDKILGAEDRILEIETSIYNNLICEASSYIRTIQNDAKIIASIDALISFAEVSITNHYNRPEIDDTDIIDIREGRHPVIEKQLPPGEEYIANNVYLDTAKQQIIIITGPNMAGKSALLRQTALIVIMAQAGCFVPAASARIGYVDKVFTRVGASDNISQGESTFMVEMNEAANILNNISERSLVLFDELGRGTSTYDGISIAWAIVEYLHENPKYKAKTLFATHYHELNEMEHSFKKIKNYNVSVKEVNNKVVFLRKLVKGGSNHSFGIQVGRMAGLPQSVIKRATEILKQLENDRDKNNQIQKNVETLASEREGMQLSFFQLEDPVLMQIRDEIAGLDINGLTPLEALNKLNEIKKITGI
- a CDS encoding MmcQ/YjbR family DNA-binding protein, with product MNIEELREYCLGLEHTTEDMPFDDETLVFKVGGKMFCFTSLVGELVMNLKCDPDEAIEMRETFPAVLPGYHMNKKHWNTVRIDGSISDSMLKVWIRKSYLLVVAGLPRKEKARLGFES
- the deoC gene encoding deoxyribose-phosphate aldolase; this encodes MENISEELATYSWLNLEDRIQFDLDGVVEKEVKQAYCVENLEFCMSCMDYTTLKVTDTEKSVHLFTADLLKKLKKNELKGVAAVCVFPNFASIVREELKATDIQTAVVCGGFPFSQTFTELKLSECKMAINAGAQEVDVVITIGDVLEKNYEKIYKELKAIRNVCEGVRLKVILETGELKDIESIFNASLVSMYAGADFIKTSTGKVPVNATPESVYVMCEAIKQFHARTGKRVGLKVAGGVSKAQNALRYLTIINHVLGSEWLTPYYFRIGASQLFDDIVKEIKSIKG